ATCGATCGGTTGCGTTTGGTTAGTAAAGTTCGCTGATGCAATGGTTTTTCCATTGTTGTGTAAATTTTGTTATATCTGCGcgtttaaaaatgtatcacaatttaatttactcACACAAACATTAATTTGCTTTGCTTGCTCTTAGCTTGCAGCTAATCCGTCATTGTGTAATACGCAATAAAAGGGATAAAAGTACAAAATAAGTAAATTTTTAACATGTTATACATGTAACGTTCCTATTATATGCATTCCGTGTTACAGTAATTGAATGATTTCTTGTTGAGTTTCGCAAAACTTGTCGCCGAtggaacaaataataatacttatttttttaataaaacaattattaatgTTAGGGAAGTTTAATAAGTTCCTGATGCGCTTATTTTATGTAgaataaaaatgacaaattAAATACATTATAGTGGTTATGCTTCGCTTACAAGAAATGTTGGACACAATTTATCACAAATGTCCAAACACGATGGCAAAGATAACTCACTCATCGCTTGTCTAAGTTAAATAACTGATAAAACAACGTACAATAACCTCGAACCATATCAGCTTTACTGGCAACTCCAATCCTAACCTACTTATAGCATGTTTACAAAATTCATCCAAAAAACTTCATGAAATTTTCTGGAAACCATTAGTAATGCAGATGACAGCTGCATCCAAAAATGAAACGCAAAATAAATGCTTGatcaacaaaagaaagaaactggTTCGATTAAATCGATAACCGTAGGCTTTTCGTTCGTTGAAAACAGAATTTGAAAAACTaaccaaaaatgaataataatcaagaaaaatcgattttttttgaaaaaaaaatagaaaagcgCATTGATTGCGATCGTAAAGCACTACCACCGAAAAATCCGCCCGTTCGAATCGAGAAAGAGGCCACCCAAACGCAGTCAGTCAGTCAACGGTTTCTgctggtgtttgtttgtggtgtGCAACCATCCGGAAGAAACGAACCTTTCCCCAGTTCAGTCAGCTGAGAGAAAATAAGTCAAACTTTCCTAACATGCTCGCGACCGATCACTCGAGAAGCTCGGATTACGGTGCTGCATAGGAAGATGGATGGAAAAACGAGTGTTGGTGTGTGAGTGTCTGTATGGGTAAATACCATCGTACCCCGAAATCGCGTGGCTAGATCGTGAAAAGTCAGCTGAGCGAAAAACAACGCACTAACCCCTCGATCGCCGCCATCTCCTACCAATGGTTGTCAAACTTCCAGTAAATGCTGAGGTCAATGGCACCAATGTGCTACCGGGGCAGCCATAAAAAATTCTTCAGCGTGGAAAAGCTATGATTCAGACCCGTGGTGGAGTCGTGGAAATGTGTATCCCCATCCATAACAGCAGCAGGTTACTTTGCTGTATTTCTTGCTCTCTACCTGTTTATCTTTCTTTGcaatgttcatttttattttagttactTGATTGTTTCAGTTAACGTTGAACGAAACCGTGCAATGCGATGCGATACACGTTAAAATCAATTAGGCCAATTTTTGTGTGGAATTCCCAAGTTTGGACAAAGTAGACAAAAAAAGCGCAACGTTGCATCAAATTGAATGTGTATATGGTATGGTGGTGATCGCGAAAAAGCTTTACCGAGATTATCGCTGGCAATCTCACTCAAATCACCCCACTGTACCGGGGAACACAATGACTGCATATAGATGCGCATTGCAAGTACAGAAGCAAAACGGAACATCAAAACTGTTCGACGTTTTTCTTTAAAGGGAGCTCACACAAGGGAAACAGATCGCTGGCACAAAGCAGCTACGAAAGAATAAATTATCTGCAATAattgggaaaaggaaaatagcaTTGATCATCGTGCGGTGATCACAAGGAaaccaaaataataatatattttgtaCTTCTAATCCTAATAAAAAAGTTACTGGGTAAGTGAATGTTAATATTCTTCAAAATGCGGCATAGGCAGCGTGCTACCGTTAACTTTTTATATATTGTAAGAAAGAGATTTAATTGAGAATTATAACTGAGGAAAATTACTAATATAAATTCTTGAAGAGTTTCATATGAGTGATGTTCAAGTAAGCTGCATTGTGTAAAAAGTAATATGATGATCTACATATTTTCACAAGTAAAATTACTACTTTTTCACTATAACAGCTAAATCCTAGATGTAGTGAGATTTTAGGGAGAACAATAATTATTTGTCCAAGaagtgtaaatattttaagaatcattttaaattcaaataactTAAATCTTGACTTGTAATATTTTCTCTTTGCGAAATTGAGAAAACAGGATTAAAagaatatttgaatttaagatttatgttttatgttatggGGAAAACGTATGAATCAACGACTTTTTTGTATGCCTTGGTTGGTTCATTTCCAGGCTAATTTTTAGCATGCAATCCTTCTGCTGATTGGTGATTGCTGAATGATCAAAAGTAAtaatctttcatttttttttcacaaactcAACCCAACAATGCAAAAGACAGACTCACTTGGCCAATACTTGATTCGGTGGGTCCCTTCGTCCACATCATATTAATCTGTCTGAGTagaaagtgaaaatgaaaagtgTTGGATCATTGCACTCCACTATCATCTTCTACGATCATGGGTGGCATGCAAACCCACTAGACACTTCTAGCTAAGTGCATTCGAGGGCATCGGCATTAGGGACATCTAACTTCGCCTATAATATCAATCTACTCCTATAAAACCTACTTCTACTTTTTTCTATGTTAGCGTTTTTCTATTGTAACCTCATGTACTACGTACTGTAATATCTGTTGTGTTTGTAGATAAATATTCTCATAGGTGTCTAGTTAAAGTGCTTGAAAAAATTCCATAGGAGGATTGCAAAAAACcataacaacaacatcagatcgagaaaaaaacatatgaaacAACAGGACGCCTAAAACCTACCTCAACAATAGCACCAACAAtgttaacaacaacaaagtaCACACATATGGTACGCAATCACTCTACGTTAAACAGAAGCCAGGAAAGCttatttcaattaaacttcGATTATTTGAAAcgataaatattgaaacagtTGAAACACAACCGAGGATTTTATATTCAACTGAGAACAccgttttacaaaaaaaatcctatccAAACTACTAGTATTCGTCTATCTTTCACACCGTATCTAGCTCAGGCCTTTGCTCCGTAAACAACTCTTTTTCACGCTTCGTATACTGCCACGTGAAACCGCACGAAAACaactttactgtttttttactcTTCAACTTGTTTACACGTTTGTGGGAAGCAAATTATAAAGAATAAAACGTACAGGAACCCTTATCCACTTGTAACCCCATTCAGTCTCACCCTTTACAAAGGAAGTAACATCTTCCCTCAGACAAGGTGAGTCACGTTTTGCCGAAAATCAATggtaacaaaaacaactaaacCCAACTCCCAACGCCAAATACATTggcaaacggaacaaaaaaaactaagcgCCATGGTCAAACATCATGCCTGATCGATGTACACCAAACATGCAGTAACTTCCTGCTGCGCCATAGAATCTTGGTGAGATAATTCGCCCCCAGGCATGCACCATTGGTGAAGAATGTTTCTAGTTGAAGaaacaatacacaaaaatacacacatgaTTGGTTCAAGCACACACTcaaaaacctccaaaaaaTTTGGCGCCTTCGCATCCGTTTTAGGGTTACCTTTTCCGTATACAGCTGATTACGCGTGTGCCATGGTCCGGCCACGTGGAGATTCCGTGGGGGTGACaacattgtaaacaaaaacaaccccctCGCTTGACTTCTGCCTCTCCACGGGAGCTCGGTTATTCCGTCCCGCTGGATCCGGTGCTAGATGAAACCGGTTTCGTTTTTCATCTTTGTGCGTGTATAACAAGTTAGGTTCTAATGTGTGTCAgtctatttttaaatttcatacaCCTGAACGATTGTTGTGGGGGAGATAAGATATTGTCattcgtgttttattttaaagaagaTGTAAAAGATGTTTTCAAGATAAGATACAATCAATCTTAATGCTCTTATTTTGATAGTATAACAGTCACTTATGgatcaaaatgaaaatataaaataaaacatttgtaatcaaaatgttattttttgtacaatatgttacagttttattttgttttattttcatatagTTTTTAGCActaaatttgttgtttttttctagctGTAGCTTCGTTGGTTTCTCATGCTTTATGGCGTTAAGCAGTCCGTCCGTTTGGAGTGTACTTAGCGTCTGATATACGAAACAAttgttgattgaaattttcttGAAAAAAATCCAGAGGACTTGAGAGCTGTTTTGGGTACAAACGCTGGACGTTTTGTCACGATCCAACACCATGCTTGTGAATGTCGAGGACGATGGACAGTCACTATAGTTCGCTTATTGATTGATTTGCATTCACGGTGTACGATCTAATCATTACAATTATGATGTATGTCATGTTTTTCGACCTTGTCCACCATGTATACATAACTTATGCTACAATTTTAGTGATTGTTTATATTGGATACTCCAGATATGGCTTAATATTATCAGTATCGTTTATATAAGCTTACTTCTCGAAATAAAGAAATACAAGTGGTTTAAATTGCTTCATACGCGTCTTGCAATATCATACCACACTACCATGCATTTTATGTGTGACTAGAAAGTCTTAGCAAAGGTGTGAAagctaataataatttatcacGTGTTTGGTCTTGAAATGTAACTCGAGCAACCTTCTCGAGGAAGAATATCCGGTACAGACCTGCATTCAATATATGTCCATAAAAGGAAAGCGATGAAAACAGGCGGCTTCTCATGCAATGCAGTTCTCTAACGTCTGTTATACAAAAGCGTGTGTATAATGAAACATCGTACCCCGAGAGCACACCCAAACGATTCAGTCCGCTATCGGCTTAGTTAGTGGCACGATGCACACACGAACCGCGCTTATGTCACCCCTGCACCACGTGAGTAACCCTGGCCAAGGTTCTACCAACCCTCTAATCGATCGCAACAGGTGATGTGTTTGTAGCAGCAGGGTAGCAACCTCCAGAACCTGTCTCCTAGCCACCGTTTACCTTTCCTAAACCTGACTGAATGTGCGTTCGGTGGCTTATCGGAACAGCGAAAtgcatgttattttttaaattttatcaccATAACCAAATAATGGCCTCCGAAGGGAATCTGGCTTTGGAGGTTTATCAACATGCTAGTGCTAAAAAGATTGTCCAACCTTGCGAACTCGGAAGTAGATATATCTAAAGGGCCTGACGTGCTCTGAAAATTTGACCCGTTTTCAATCTACCACACTACGAGACGAATTTACGTGTTCAAGTTACGTTATTTCGGAGATCTACAGGACTCACCCTGACCTCAAGCCTCAACAAAGAAGAGCAGCTGAAAGACGTTGTACTGTTGTCCTTTCTCTTGAAATACACCACCACGTCACGGGGACCTGGAGAATGGGAAATTTACAACCTTGCCTAACAATTCACAATGGCGCCTGATGTGTGACACCTTAGAGAAAGACCTTTGCGCGAAGACCTGTCGGCGAATGTGCAGTGTTTGCGCACCATTTGATTTACGATGGGCAATAAAATGACTCACCTCCAGCACACGATGTTCTCCCTGTGTGCGAAAATGATAGTGAACGTTAAGCTCACTTGCCACCGTGAAAGGGGTGGATGAGATGTATGAGGCGGTTGCCATTGGAGATCTATGTCAAGGGGGTGCATCGTACAGGACACCCCTTTCTTTTCTGGTACGGGAGAACCGTGTGTGTATTATCCAGCAGCAACCAGGAGTAAATCATACCAAACAAGGGAAAGGACGTGATCATACTCATTCATAGATGAAGGATGCTTCTAACATAGAAAGAAACACGTGCACTTGCTTACGGGAATGACCATGGCATTGACCGAGTGAGATCAGATCAGAATGGAAATGCGGGAAAACCCACGCTACACCCCGACACGCTCGCTGACCAACACCTGTCAGAAACAATTAGTGTCGGCTTTGTTCGAAGTAGAACtgcattgaaaataaattacatacCGCAGACAAGAGGACTCATACAGAGTGTGTATTGTATTGTACAATGATTTGAGAAAAAGCATGTTCAGTATGTGAAATTTATTACAGTTTGAATATTAATTCCTTTCTAATCGCCAGGACAAACTCACTTATTATATGTTTTTGACTTCTTTTACGTACAGCACatgttttcgtattttttaacaataatCGAGGCTTCATCTAACTGTGTGAGAAACCTCACGAAACCAGTCGTGCGAGATTGTTTCTTTCGCAAAATCTTTCCGGATTCCTTTTAATACGTGTAACGCGCGCGATGATCAGTTAGCTACTGTGTATTCATTTGTCCTTAAGTTCATTTACATCGAGTTCATTTCCTAATCCTAATAGTTCATTAATCATTGCCCTCGATCGGTTGTCATAATTACTTCTCTAGTGCAGTTTTTAGCTAAGGTCTATATTGCATGTAAATatccgtgaaatatttcaacttaattttaattaattcagaTAAATCTCAACATTCCGGCCACCAAAGAAAGTATTTCTTTAACTAATCTACGAAGTTCAATATTGGCTTATCTATAATGATTACATGCAATTCACTGTTCTAAACCTATCATGTGTGATCTCATGCCAAGTgaagtgtatgtgtatgtgtatgtgtatgacacttgttttgtttatgacaTTTGATCGAAACCGAATGATCCCTCGTGGCTACTTATCTTCAAAAAGATTTGGATTCGGAAGAATAGCTAATCTAGCTGCTGCACGTACTATTTCCTTTCCTGCACCTGTTCTCAAAGTGACAACTCGAACCGTATTATCTCTCCCTGGGTGTAATTTCGTTATTCTGCCCATTGGCCATAAGGTAGGTGGTGTGTTGTCTTCCTTGATAATAACTAGTTGTCCCTCTTTCAGATCTACCGGTTTTGATGAAATATGCTTTGCACGGGCCTGTAGCTGTTGCAAATATTCTGGGTACCACCGTGCCCATATACACTGAAGGTGTTTTTGAACGAGCTCGTATTCTTTCAACCGATTTGACGGAGTGTTCGTACAATCAACCTGTGGTGGTGCTAACATGTTTGACCCTACTAAGAAATGACCCGGTGTCAACGGCTCCATATCAGTGGGCTCGCTGGTTAACGGAACTAATGGTCGAGAATTAAGACATTGCTCAACCTGGGCCAACAATGTCAACCAGCCTTCTTGGGTGAGGCTCGCCGTTCCAATCGTCCGTATAATGTGATGTTTTGCGGACCGTACCGCAGCCTCCCACAGTCCACCGAAATGAGGCGCCCGTGGCGGAATGAACTTCCACCGGATTTCGTTGATCGCGCaccaattgaaaatttccgcCCGTTCCGTGTTCCTGCACTTCAGCATCTGGTACAGACGATGCAGCTCGTGTGCAGCCCCCTTAAATGTAGTCGCGTTGTCGGAGTGAATTTCCGTAACCAGACCTCTGCGAGCGATGAATCTTCGGAGTGCggctaaaaatgcaaaagtggTTAGATCGTTGACCAATTCTATGTGCACCGCTCTCGTCGAAAAGCATACGAAGATCGCGATGTATGCTTTGGTTGCGCTTCGATTGCGGATAGCTGACTTGATCATTACGGGTCCGCAATAATCAACCCCGCACACTGCAAACGGCCTTGTCGGTGACACTCTAGATGTAGGCAAATCGGCGGCAGCTTGTCTCACCAACGAAGGTTTACTCTTAAAACATCTGTGGCATCGATGAAAAATTGACTTCACTAAACTGCGGCCTCCGATTATCCAAAATCGCTGGCGAAGTGAAGCTAGCAAAAGTTGCGGTCCAGCATGCAACAGTTTGCGATGATACCAGCAAACCAGTAATGATGCGAGCGGGTGTTTCGACGATAGCACAATCGGATGTTTCGTGGCGTCTGTAATCTGCGCGTTTCGAAGCCGGCCACCAACACGCAAGATTCCATCATGATCAACGAAAGGTGACAACCATTTTAGCCGTGAGTGTCGTGGTATCTCGTTACCACTCCTTATCGCATGAAGCTCCTCCGGAAACGAATCTTGTTGCGCAAGTTTACACAAGCAAATCTCAGCGCGATGTAGTTCATCCTTGGATAGTGCTGAGATCAATGCGATAAGTTCTGCAactgttgtattttttctgctAACTGCTGTTACCGAAGATACGCTATCCTTTAAGCATCGAAGATAGCGCAAGGCGTAGGCCGTCGTTCGAAGAAGTTTCAGGTAGCCAGAAAACCGTGCGAAATATTTGCTGCCAAAATCGTTCGTTGTAGATGTTGCAGCAACCAATTGTGTAGCTCTCTCCTCGTCATTGCAAACGATTTCTTCTGTGGTAGGGTTATGTGGCCAATCTGCCTCCTTGCTACTTAACCAATGTGGCCCATGCCACCAGCGATGAGAAGATAGTAGCTTGTCTGGAAGCAGCCCACGAGATATATCATCTGCTGGATTGTCCACCCCAGGAACGTGTCTCCAGCATTTGATCCGAGTTTCCTGTTGGATCTGTGCCACTCTGTTGGCGACAAATGGCTTCCAGCGACGTGGCGGTGACTTCAGCCAATATAACACCGTCATCGAATCAGTCCAAcagaagatgatgatgggagTGTTGAGTGACGTACTGATTCTCTTAACCAATTGTATGGCCAATCGTGCAGCGCAGAGCTCGAGTCTGGCGATCGAGTGAGTGTTAGTTAGCGAAACAACCTTTGACTTTGCGATCAACAGGTTCACAGAAATCCCGTGATGATTTTCTGCTCGGAAATAGCAACATGCTCCGTATGCTGCTTGAGAAGCATCCGCGAAGACATGCAATTGAGTGGTAGTTGCATTCGGAAGCGATATGAACCGTGGAATGTGCAACTCACGAAGAGAATGTAGCGATGAGTGAAACCTGTTCCACTCTTGTTGAAGATGCAATGGTAGCTCACTGTCCCAACCCAGTGCAACACCATTTTCCTTAAGCGACCACAACTGCTGCATAAATAGTTTGGCAATAACTATCGTTGGGCCGAGTACTCCGAGGATGTCGAATATTTTAGCGATATACGATAAAACCAAGCGCTTTGTTAACACTGATGCAGAAGGCGGTAGTTCGATGCGAAACCGAATAACGTCTGCTGCTGGCTCCCAGATCAATCCCAAAGTGGACACAAATTGCGATTTGTTCCATTCATGGCATGTTTGCAATGCCAAATCCTCCTGAGGGATCCCGTGAAGCGCCTTAGGATTGTTCGATGCCCACTTTTTCAGCGCGAATCCAGCTGACTGCAACATGGATGAGATTTGTTTCTGCATCTCGATCGCGTCTGATATTTCATCTGTCCCCGTCAACAGATCATCAACGTAGAAATCTCGAAGCACCGGAACGACTGCTCGAGGATACTGTTCCTGATGATCGTATGCAGTTTGCTTCAATGTCCGTGTGGCTAAGAATGGCGCAGATGCGGTACCATACGTTACGGTTTGTAACTCGTAGGTTGCTATTGGTTCTGACGGATCCTTTCTGTACCGGATTCGAAGAAAGTTTTTATCTGCAGGGTGATGTCGGATTTGACGGTACATCTTTTCAACGTCAGCTGTGAGCGCAATAGCATGTGACCGAAATCGAAGCATAATAGTGTACAGATCTTGCTGAACGACAGGTCCAACCAGCAGGGAATCGTTTAAGGAATAACCTGACGTCGTCTTACACGAAGCATCGAATACTACACGAACCTTTGTCGATGTGCTGGATTCTTTTACAACAGCATGGTGCGGTAGGTAGTAATGTGGACATGATTCATCAATTGGCTCCTCGAGCCTTATCATGTGTCCCAAATGTTCATACTCTCGCATGAATGACGAATATGCTTCCCTCATTTCAGGATTAGCCTTCAGTCGCCGTTCTACCGCTAGCAAACGACGATCTGCTATCTGCCTTGAGGCTCCTAAAATGATATTGGGATTAGACTTGTGTGGCAAGCTAACGACATACCTTCCTGAACCATCCCGAGTTGTATTAGCGATGAAATGATTTTCACAGATGTCTTCTTCCACAGATAGAGCGGGTTCATCGGAGATGGTTTCGCTCTCCCAGAAACGTGTCATGATTGCCTCCAAAGGACATTCGCTCGTTGCAACATGACATACACGTGGAGCTGGTGATGACTGCACTGTATTTCCGGAAACAGCCCATCCAAATCGGGTCTCCACTAGCCACGGCTTGCCTGCGCCCAATGATCGCTTACGTCCAGTATGAACCTCCCAGAATGGATCACTGCCGATGATGAGATCCACCTTACCAGGAACGTGATAAGTGGGATCAGCGAGGGTCACGTTCGGCATATTCCATGAAGAAACGTCTACCGGTTTGGTAGGAATGGCTGCGATTGGTGTGTCAAGGATGAAAAACTCCATCGGTGTGGTGAAGTGTAGGTCCTTAGATCTAACACTAGCGGTGATTGAACCTTTCACCTGCTGCCTTGCTGACCCGATGCCAGTAACGCACACATTCACCTTCGTACGAGGGGTGAGGAGTTTCTGAGCCAATGATTCCGATATAAAGTTTAACATCGATCCCGAATCAAGAAGCGCTCTAGCCTCGTGCTTAATTCCATAATCGTCTACGATGTAAACCATTGCCGTCTCGAGAAACACCATTTCATCGTCGGATTGAGCCGCCAGAGTAACTTTCGGTTGAACAGTTACGGATGAATGCGAAGCGTGATGAAGTAGGCTATGATGACGTTCACGGCATGATCGGCACGAGTAGTCTGATCTACAAGATTTCACTTGGTGTGAGCTGCTGAGACAGTTCCAACATAGACCCTTTGTTTTGACGATGTCACGTCGTTGTTGTATCTCCTTGTTGATGAATTCCGGACAATTGCGTAGTAGATGAGGTTCCGGACACTGCAACGGACATCTCTGTAGTTGTGGTGAAGTAGACATGGATGCGTTCTTCTGCATTGCAGCTGCGCTCGTGATCGACTTCCGTGATGCAGGAAGACGATGTGCGCCGGCCACCTTGGTCGGTGCAATCTTTGCGCATGCAAAGCTCTTACTCGATTTCAATATTTGAACACGATCCTGCAGGAATTCAATCAGCTCATTGTACTTATCCCTTTTAAACTGCACGGAGTGTTTTTCCCACGCTAAGATGGTTTCGTTGTCCATCTTCATTAGAAGCATGTTGGACAGAGGTGTGTCCCACGAATCGACTGGTTCTTGTAGTTTCACCAATCCATTCACATGCCGCGTGAATTCATCCACCAACGATGTCAAACCGTCGACACTTTCTGCTTCTATTCCCGGAAGGAAATGAAGCTTCCGCCAATAATCGCGAATCAGCATCCGTGTATTGTCGTAACGCTTAAGAAGTGACGCCCACGTCACAGCGTAGTTCTCGGTAGTCAAAGCCACATGTTCAAAGGGCACCGCTGCGTCGCCCTTCAACGAAGAAAgcaaatattgtaattttgcAATGTGTGGTAAGTCGGGTGAAGCGTCGATCATAGCGACAAAACGATCGCGGAATGACAACCACTTTGTTGAATCCCCATCGAACGTCGGCAGTTCGATTTTTGGCAACCGAAGATTGGGTGCGTTTGGCCGTCCAAACGCAAGCGTTGAATTTGCCAAAAGAGTGGATTCGTTTAGCGGGTTGGCGTCCTTCCGTTGGTTCTCTCTGAGAAATGATTTCAGCCGCCGGCACCGTTCTTCCATATCGATCCTGTCGTTGATACAGGATTGTATCGCCTCACTGCTGTCGTCGCATTCCTCCAGTTTCGCCACTGCGGTGAAAAACTCCTGCTTGTACTGCTCCAGCCCCTCCAAAGCCTCCGGAATTTGGCTTGCATCGTCGCTGCTGAACGCCTGTGTAAACCGCTCCAGCGATTTAATGTTCTCCAACGCGATTAGTTTTTGATGCTGGGCAG
The DNA window shown above is from Anopheles funestus chromosome 3RL, idAnoFuneDA-416_04, whole genome shotgun sequence and carries:
- the LOC125767520 gene encoding uncharacterized protein LOC125767520, coding for MNHQSVKVTKMDKKIKTAQHQKLIALENIKSLERFTQAFSSDDASQIPEALEGLEQYKQEFFTAVAKLEECDDSSEAIQSCINDRIDMEERCRRLKSFLRENQRKDANPLNESTLLANSTLAFGRPNAPNLRLPKIELPTFDGDSTKWLSFRDRFVAMIDASPDLPHIAKLQYLLSSLKGDAAVPFEHVALTTENYAVTWASLLKRYDNTRMLIRDYWRKLHFLPGIEAESVDGLTSLVDEFTRHVNGLVKLQEPVDSWDTPLSNMLLMKMDNETILAWEKHSVQFKRDKYNELIEFLQDRVQILKSSKSFACAKIAPTKVAGAHRLPASRKSITSAAAMQKNASMSTSPQLQRCPLQCPEPHLLRNCPEFINKEIQQRRDIVKTKGLCWNCLSSSHQVKSCRSDYSCRSCRERHHSLLHHASHSSVTVQPKVTLAAQSDDEMVFLETAMVYIVDDYGIKHEARALLDSGSMLNFISESLAQKLLTPRTKVNVCVTGIGSARQQVKGSITASVRSKDLHFTTPMEFFILDTPIAAIPTKPVDVSSWNMPNVTLADPTYHVPGKVDLIIGSDPFWEVHTGRKRSLGAGKPWLVETRFGWAVSGNTVQSSPAPRVCHVATSECPLEAIMTRFWESETISDEPALSVEEDICENHFIANTTRDGSGRYVVSLPHKSNPNIILGASRQIADRRLLAVERRLKANPEMREAYSSFMREYEHLGHMIRLEEPIDESCPHYYLPHHAVVKESSTSTKVRVVFDASCKTTSGYSLNDSLLVGPVVQQDLYTIMLRFRSHAIALTADVEKMYRQIRHHPADKNFLRIRYRKDPSEPIATYELQTVTYGTASAPFLATRTLKQTAYDHQEQYPRAVVPVLRDFYVDDLLTGTDEISDAIEMQKQISSMLQSAGFALKKWASNNPKALHGIPQEDLALQTCHEWNKSQFVSTLGLIWEPAADVIRFRIELPPSASVLTKRLVLSYIAKIFDILGVLGPTIVIAKLFMQQLWSLKENGVALGWDSELPLHLQQEWNRFHSSLHSLRELHIPRFISLPNATTTQLHVFADASQAAYGACCYFRAENHHGISVNLLIAKSKVVSLTNTHSIARLELCAARLAIQLVKRISTSLNTPIIIFCWTDSMTVLYWLKSPPRRWKPFVANRVAQIQQETRIKCWRHVPGVDNPADDISRGLLPDKLLSSHRWWHGPHWLSSKEADWPHNPTTEEIVCNDEERATQLVAATSTTNDFGSKYFARFSGYLKLLRTTAYALRYLRCLKDSVSSVTAVSRKNTTVAELIALISALSKDELHRAEICLCKLAQQDSFPEELHAIRSGNEIPRHSRLKWLSPFVDHDGILRVGGRLRNAQITDATKHPIVLSSKHPLASLLVCWYHRKLLHAGPQLLLASLRQRFWIIGGRSLVKSIFHRCHRCFKSKPSLVRQAAADLPTSRVSPTRPFAVCGVDYCGPVMIKSAIRNRSATKAYIAIFVCFSTRAVHIELVNDLTTFAFLAALRRFIARRGLVTEIHSDNATTFKGAAHELHRLYQMLKCRNTERAEIFNWCAINEIRWKFIPPRAPHFGGLWEAAVRSAKHHIIRTIGTASLTQEGWLTLLAQVEQCLNSRPLVPLTSEPTDMEPLTPGHFLVGSNMLAPPQVDLW